CATGTTCATATTTTCCTGGTGTCGCAGGAAACCTTTCAATACCTTTGAAATGAGCGAGTGATTTTTAGACTTCCATCAACATTCGTGTTGGCTCTTCCAAAGCTTCTTTGATTCGCTTAAGAAAAACAACTGCTTCTCTGCCATCAACGACGCGGTGATCGTAAGTCAGTGCGATGTACATCATCGGGCGAATCACGACCTGGCCATCGATTGCAACCGGACGCTCCTGAATGCCATGCATTCCTAAAACACCACTCTGGGGTGGGTTGACAATGGGTGTTGAAAGCAAGGAACCGTAGACGCCTCCATTGGTGATGGTAAATGTACCACCTTGGAGTTCATCGAGGCTGATTTTATTGTTGCGTGCACGTTGGCCGAAGTCACTGATCTTGAGTTCGATCTCAGCAAAGCTGAGCCGTTCCGCATTCCGCAGAATTGGGACTACCAATCCTTTTCCACCACCGACAGCAATTCCGATGTCATAATAATTTCGGAAGACGAGGTCTGTTCCTCGGATTTCCGCGTTGACTTGAGGAAATAAATTCAAAGCATCCACAACGGCTTTGACAAAGAATGACATGAAGCCGAGTTTGACATCGTATTTTTTCAAAAACATCTCTTTGTACTGTGACCGCAGATCCATCACAGCTGACATATCCACTTCATTGAAGGTGGTTAATAAAGCAGCATTCGATTGCGCTTCCACAAGCCGTTCCGCAATTTTTTTACGGATAGGACTCATGGGAACAATCTCTTCTTCGCGGAAGGTACCATTATCAGATGCAGCAGAACCTTGGTGATTGAGTACGTCTTCCTTAAGGATACGACCACCGGGGCCGGTACCTGCAATGTCAGACGATTTTATTCCTTTTTCTGCCATGACT
The Gimesia aquarii DNA segment above includes these coding regions:
- the odhB gene encoding 2-oxoglutarate dehydrogenase complex dihydrolipoyllysine-residue succinyltransferase — translated: MSIEIKVPSVGESITEVQIGAWHAEEGKWVAQDSEIVELETDKATFDVPAPLDGNIVEILKKPGETASVGEVIGYLEEAERPAGIDEPEPAKTPPKSEAASAPSKAKEATSNSEERVMPAAARVMAEKGIKSSDIAGTGPGGRILKEDVLNHQGSAASDNGTFREEEIVPMSPIRKKIAERLVEAQSNAALLTTFNEVDMSAVMDLRSQYKEMFLKKYDVKLGFMSFFVKAVVDALNLFPQVNAEIRGTDLVFRNYYDIGIAVGGGKGLVVPILRNAERLSFAEIELKISDFGQRARNNKISLDELQGGTFTITNGGVYGSLLSTPIVNPPQSGVLGMHGIQERPVAIDGQVVIRPMMYIALTYDHRVVDGREAVVFLKRIKEALEEPTRMLMEV